A genome region from Bufo gargarizans isolate SCDJY-AF-19 chromosome 2, ASM1485885v1, whole genome shotgun sequence includes the following:
- the CDCA2 gene encoding cell division cycle-associated protein 2 isoform X1 produces the protein MARRNVLQEIPISVPQTEQQSYQIVTEEEEHSLPYNKPIPSAQLPHSRYISNDESKENITPSQLENIFQEKSEVKTLDGSSVGDEPGALSDVNVFTPKRSEGSPEDLQPCSTPMDFSTVTVENLDITSESFTTKCAGDGKSPRSLHKHRRRSTIGVRGSPEMNFLIRQIALQRSNRKSEPEPEGNPFSSPRNSLLRQKIAAFRNAFQAVEETEGKLAFTGFSEVEELNSGRGERISEPPEKRKKICDPSDVDVPSELHKTPAASCPAQPLEKSVPEKTLESDLTLASRPLTEVPSKSVEVLTDEAQMLPDTSRSRKRKVMFAGASPPEPEQSLKTEDSSGPVLKPALKKTPRRDFLHFQLVFPEEDGDLFSVDEEADDEINDKPVDSVKMKKRVTFGRELSPEIFDKTLPANTPIRRGSTPYNYHKLDATPYAEQSFCQSPSASAPVPQPDFDEEETLQPVSLCFDAASDSDSPVSPSLPEHRAECDPHEISAAADIINESFIAPPEVSPAATTRQTRSRQKLTSSKTPPERNGLKSKVRSNAKKPKKSVIGKKVQTYVSRGKGKKKGMKSKKSVQKHVLGEREVVSRKPLLSPIPELPECIPTPPASTSQSLLHVGKSFHEHPMKKVHTEVLENNFPFTLEDSLERSFEENAPERPSLCAVEDVQTLDASTAPALVDVKVSNGSPEKSEEVLDLIPQADLVSSECPQSSTVIDVIAKITKSSTSGLASSSVEKISKSRSTKRRSSSCRSVSHTSVNSQNTVDCVKQEDTHPTSLTPEKSIDYPVQGAVEVSSVPNELAEEISTTSHSPPISSVTTERKKSRRSSRVHQVSNILSANPERKEQTIPGEHTASMLPYPVDPSLNDFCLPIDEALQFPQPEKKVRRSMRLRRDSGVIGLSWVQENDVNETTGRRKSLSSVTRLEESSALSLENTAHSPNKENLSSYHMANFPRKARLRTLCTTSIQESVSTCDKKRRKSNCFYKAPNAMPTTDEADRSALVPDA, from the exons ATGGCCAGGAGGAACGTCCTACAAGAGATCCCCATCTCGGTGCCGCAGACTGAACAGCAGTCCTATCAGATAGtgaccgaggaggaggagcattcGCTCCCGTACAACAAGCCGATCCCCTCCGCGCAGCTGCCGCACTCCAGGTACATCAGCAATGACGAGTCCAAGGAGAACATCACCCCATCCCAGTTGGAAAATATTTTTCAGGAGAAGAGTGAAGTGAAGACTTTAGATGGCAGCAGTGTTGGAGACGAACCAGGAGCCTTGAGCGATGTCAATGTCTTCACCCCTAAGAGATCCGAGGGGTCACCTGAGGACCTGCAGCCATGTAGCACCCCCATGGACTTCTCTACGGTCACTGTGGAAAATCTGGACATCACTAGTGAAAGCTTCACCACCAAGTGTGCCGGTGACG GCAAATCTCCAAGATCCTTGCATAAACACAGGCGCAGGTCGACAATCGGGGTCCGGGGGTCGCCTGAAATGAATTTCTTAATCCGCCAGATTGCACTCCAGAGAAGCAACAGGAAGAGCGAACCGGAGCCCGAG GGTAACCCGTTCTCGTCACCACGAAACTCCTTACTAAGACAGAAAATCGCCGCTTTCCGGAATGCTTTCCAGGCGGTTGAGGAAACGGAGGGAAAATTGGCATTTACAGGATTTTCAGAAGTCGAGGAGTTGAATTCTGGGAGAG GAGAGAGGATATCTGAGCCGccagaaaaaaggaagaaaatatgTGACCCTTCAGATGTGGACGTACCAAGTGAGTTACATAAAACCCCAGCAGCATCGTGTCCGGCACAACCTTTGGAG AAATCTGTGCCAGAGAAGACCCTGGAAAGTGACTTGACTCTAGCATCTAGACCGCTGACTGAAGTCCCCAGCAAGTCGG TAGAGGTGCTGACCGATGAAGCCCAAATGTTACCAGACACCTCCAGATCCCGTAAAAGGAAGGTGATGTTTGCAGGTGCAAGTCCTCCAGAACCTGAGCAGTCTCTGAAAACAGAAGATTCCTCTGGACCAGTCCTTAAACCTGCGCTGAAAAAGACTCCTAGACGAGATTTTCTCCATTTTCAG CTCGTGTTCCCAGAGGAGGACGGAGATCTGTTTTCAGTAGATGAAGAAGCAGATGATG agATAAATGATAAACCTGTAGATTCAGTGAAGATGAAGAAGAGGGTGACCTTTGGAAGGGAGCTGAGCCCTGAGATTTTTGACAAAACTCTCCCGGCTAACACCCCTATACGTCGTGGCAGTACACCATATAATTATCATAAATTAGATGCCACTCCATATGCGGAACAATCCTTCTGCCAGAGCCCATCTGCCAGTGCTCCAGTGCCACAGCCGGACTTTGACGAG GAGGAGACCCTTCAGCCTGTCTCTTTGTGCTTTGATGCTGCCTCGGACAGCGACTCTCCAGTATCCCCCTCTTTGCCAG AGCACAGAGCGGAGTGTGATCCTCATGAGATCAGTGCGGCTGCAGATATTATAAATG AATCTTTTATTGCCCCACCAGAAGTCTCTCCTGCTGCAACAACCAGACAGACTCGCTCCAGGCAGAAG TTGACCAGCAGTAAGACTCCTCCAGAAAGAAATGGTTTAAAGTCTAAAGTGAGATCCAATGCTAAAAAACCCAAGAAGTCTGTGATTGGCAAGAAAGTCCAG ACATATGTTTCCCGTGGAAAAGGCAAGAAGAAAGGAATGAAGTCCAAGAAATCTGTCCAGAAACATGTGCTTGGCGAGCGAGAAGTGGTATCCAGGAAGCCTCTGCTGAGTCCTATCCCAGAGTTACCAGAGTGCATCCCCACACCACCTGCTTCCACGTCCCAGAGCTTACTACATG TTGGGAAATCCTTCCACGAGCATCCAATGAAGAAGGTCCACACAGAAGTCCTGGAGAACAATTTTCCCTTTACACTTGAGGATTCTTTGGAGAGGAGTTTTGAGGAAAATGCTCCAGAAAGACCATCACTCTGTGCAGTAGAAGATGTGCAGACTCTAGATGCATCAACCGCTCCAGCACTGGTGGATGTCAAAGTCTCTAATGGATCACCAGAAAAGAGTGAAGAAGTCTTAGATTTGATCCCACAGGCTGACCTTGTAAGCAGTGAATGTCCTCAGTCTTCTACTGTCATTGATGTGATAGCTAAAATAACCAAATCATCTACAAGTGGTCTTGCCTCCAGTTCAGTAGAGAAGATAAGTAAATCTAGGAGTACAAAGAGGCGTTCTTCATCTTGCAGATCTGTATCCCATACTTCTGTAAATTCACAAAATACTGTAGATTGTGTAAAACAAGAAGACACCCACCCCACTTCTCTCACACCAGAGAAAAGTATCGATTACCCAGTGCAAGGAGCAGTCGAAGTGTCCTCCGTGCCTAATGAGCTTGCAGAAGAAATCTCAACCACTAGCCACTCGCCACCTATAAGCTCAGTCACAACTGAACGCAAAAAATCTAGAAGATCATCAAGGGTCCATCAAGTTTCCAACATCCTGTCTGCAAACCCCGAACGAAAAGAGCAAACTATTCCGGGGGAACATACCGCTTCCATGCTGCCTTATCCAGTTGACCCCTCTCTGAATGACTTTTGTCTTCCTATTGATGAAGCCTTGCAGTTCCCACAACCAGAGAAAAAGGTGAGGCGCAGTATGAGACTGCGCAGAGATTCTGGGGTCATTGGCTTGTCTTGGGTGCAGGAAAATGATGTCAATGAAACGACTGGGAGAAGGAAATCTTTAAGTTCTGTCACGAGGCTTGAGGAGAGCTCTGCATTGTCCTTGGAGAACACAGCTCATAGTCCAAACAAGGAAAACTTGAGCAGCTACCATATGGCTAACTTCCCCAGGAAAGCAAGACTAAGAACCTTGTGTACCACCTCTATTCAGGAAAGTGTATCCACCTGTGATAAAAAGCGGAGGAAGTCCAACTGTTTCTACAAGGCTCCTAACGCCATGCCTACAACAGATGAAGCCGACCGCAGTGCCCTAGTACCAGATGCATAG
- the CDCA2 gene encoding cell division cycle-associated protein 2 isoform X2 translates to MARRNVLQEIPISVPQTEQQSYQIVTEEEEHSLPYNKPIPSAQLPHSRYISNDESKENITPSQLENIFQEKSEVKTLDGSSVGDEPGALSDVNVFTPKRSEGSPEDLQPCSTPMDFSTVTVENLDITSESFTTKCAGDGKSPRSLHKHRRRSTIGVRGSPEMNFLIRQIALQRSNRKSEPEPEGNPFSSPRNSLLRQKIAAFRNAFQAVEETEGKLAFTGFSEVEELNSGRGERISEPPEKRKKICDPSDVDVPSELHKTPAASCPAQPLEKSVPEKTLESDLTLASRPLTEVPSKSEVLTDEAQMLPDTSRSRKRKVMFAGASPPEPEQSLKTEDSSGPVLKPALKKTPRRDFLHFQLVFPEEDGDLFSVDEEADDEINDKPVDSVKMKKRVTFGRELSPEIFDKTLPANTPIRRGSTPYNYHKLDATPYAEQSFCQSPSASAPVPQPDFDEEETLQPVSLCFDAASDSDSPVSPSLPEHRAECDPHEISAAADIINESFIAPPEVSPAATTRQTRSRQKLTSSKTPPERNGLKSKVRSNAKKPKKSVIGKKVQTYVSRGKGKKKGMKSKKSVQKHVLGEREVVSRKPLLSPIPELPECIPTPPASTSQSLLHVGKSFHEHPMKKVHTEVLENNFPFTLEDSLERSFEENAPERPSLCAVEDVQTLDASTAPALVDVKVSNGSPEKSEEVLDLIPQADLVSSECPQSSTVIDVIAKITKSSTSGLASSSVEKISKSRSTKRRSSSCRSVSHTSVNSQNTVDCVKQEDTHPTSLTPEKSIDYPVQGAVEVSSVPNELAEEISTTSHSPPISSVTTERKKSRRSSRVHQVSNILSANPERKEQTIPGEHTASMLPYPVDPSLNDFCLPIDEALQFPQPEKKVRRSMRLRRDSGVIGLSWVQENDVNETTGRRKSLSSVTRLEESSALSLENTAHSPNKENLSSYHMANFPRKARLRTLCTTSIQESVSTCDKKRRKSNCFYKAPNAMPTTDEADRSALVPDA, encoded by the exons ATGGCCAGGAGGAACGTCCTACAAGAGATCCCCATCTCGGTGCCGCAGACTGAACAGCAGTCCTATCAGATAGtgaccgaggaggaggagcattcGCTCCCGTACAACAAGCCGATCCCCTCCGCGCAGCTGCCGCACTCCAGGTACATCAGCAATGACGAGTCCAAGGAGAACATCACCCCATCCCAGTTGGAAAATATTTTTCAGGAGAAGAGTGAAGTGAAGACTTTAGATGGCAGCAGTGTTGGAGACGAACCAGGAGCCTTGAGCGATGTCAATGTCTTCACCCCTAAGAGATCCGAGGGGTCACCTGAGGACCTGCAGCCATGTAGCACCCCCATGGACTTCTCTACGGTCACTGTGGAAAATCTGGACATCACTAGTGAAAGCTTCACCACCAAGTGTGCCGGTGACG GCAAATCTCCAAGATCCTTGCATAAACACAGGCGCAGGTCGACAATCGGGGTCCGGGGGTCGCCTGAAATGAATTTCTTAATCCGCCAGATTGCACTCCAGAGAAGCAACAGGAAGAGCGAACCGGAGCCCGAG GGTAACCCGTTCTCGTCACCACGAAACTCCTTACTAAGACAGAAAATCGCCGCTTTCCGGAATGCTTTCCAGGCGGTTGAGGAAACGGAGGGAAAATTGGCATTTACAGGATTTTCAGAAGTCGAGGAGTTGAATTCTGGGAGAG GAGAGAGGATATCTGAGCCGccagaaaaaaggaagaaaatatgTGACCCTTCAGATGTGGACGTACCAAGTGAGTTACATAAAACCCCAGCAGCATCGTGTCCGGCACAACCTTTGGAG AAATCTGTGCCAGAGAAGACCCTGGAAAGTGACTTGACTCTAGCATCTAGACCGCTGACTGAAGTCCCCAGCAAGTCGG AGGTGCTGACCGATGAAGCCCAAATGTTACCAGACACCTCCAGATCCCGTAAAAGGAAGGTGATGTTTGCAGGTGCAAGTCCTCCAGAACCTGAGCAGTCTCTGAAAACAGAAGATTCCTCTGGACCAGTCCTTAAACCTGCGCTGAAAAAGACTCCTAGACGAGATTTTCTCCATTTTCAG CTCGTGTTCCCAGAGGAGGACGGAGATCTGTTTTCAGTAGATGAAGAAGCAGATGATG agATAAATGATAAACCTGTAGATTCAGTGAAGATGAAGAAGAGGGTGACCTTTGGAAGGGAGCTGAGCCCTGAGATTTTTGACAAAACTCTCCCGGCTAACACCCCTATACGTCGTGGCAGTACACCATATAATTATCATAAATTAGATGCCACTCCATATGCGGAACAATCCTTCTGCCAGAGCCCATCTGCCAGTGCTCCAGTGCCACAGCCGGACTTTGACGAG GAGGAGACCCTTCAGCCTGTCTCTTTGTGCTTTGATGCTGCCTCGGACAGCGACTCTCCAGTATCCCCCTCTTTGCCAG AGCACAGAGCGGAGTGTGATCCTCATGAGATCAGTGCGGCTGCAGATATTATAAATG AATCTTTTATTGCCCCACCAGAAGTCTCTCCTGCTGCAACAACCAGACAGACTCGCTCCAGGCAGAAG TTGACCAGCAGTAAGACTCCTCCAGAAAGAAATGGTTTAAAGTCTAAAGTGAGATCCAATGCTAAAAAACCCAAGAAGTCTGTGATTGGCAAGAAAGTCCAG ACATATGTTTCCCGTGGAAAAGGCAAGAAGAAAGGAATGAAGTCCAAGAAATCTGTCCAGAAACATGTGCTTGGCGAGCGAGAAGTGGTATCCAGGAAGCCTCTGCTGAGTCCTATCCCAGAGTTACCAGAGTGCATCCCCACACCACCTGCTTCCACGTCCCAGAGCTTACTACATG TTGGGAAATCCTTCCACGAGCATCCAATGAAGAAGGTCCACACAGAAGTCCTGGAGAACAATTTTCCCTTTACACTTGAGGATTCTTTGGAGAGGAGTTTTGAGGAAAATGCTCCAGAAAGACCATCACTCTGTGCAGTAGAAGATGTGCAGACTCTAGATGCATCAACCGCTCCAGCACTGGTGGATGTCAAAGTCTCTAATGGATCACCAGAAAAGAGTGAAGAAGTCTTAGATTTGATCCCACAGGCTGACCTTGTAAGCAGTGAATGTCCTCAGTCTTCTACTGTCATTGATGTGATAGCTAAAATAACCAAATCATCTACAAGTGGTCTTGCCTCCAGTTCAGTAGAGAAGATAAGTAAATCTAGGAGTACAAAGAGGCGTTCTTCATCTTGCAGATCTGTATCCCATACTTCTGTAAATTCACAAAATACTGTAGATTGTGTAAAACAAGAAGACACCCACCCCACTTCTCTCACACCAGAGAAAAGTATCGATTACCCAGTGCAAGGAGCAGTCGAAGTGTCCTCCGTGCCTAATGAGCTTGCAGAAGAAATCTCAACCACTAGCCACTCGCCACCTATAAGCTCAGTCACAACTGAACGCAAAAAATCTAGAAGATCATCAAGGGTCCATCAAGTTTCCAACATCCTGTCTGCAAACCCCGAACGAAAAGAGCAAACTATTCCGGGGGAACATACCGCTTCCATGCTGCCTTATCCAGTTGACCCCTCTCTGAATGACTTTTGTCTTCCTATTGATGAAGCCTTGCAGTTCCCACAACCAGAGAAAAAGGTGAGGCGCAGTATGAGACTGCGCAGAGATTCTGGGGTCATTGGCTTGTCTTGGGTGCAGGAAAATGATGTCAATGAAACGACTGGGAGAAGGAAATCTTTAAGTTCTGTCACGAGGCTTGAGGAGAGCTCTGCATTGTCCTTGGAGAACACAGCTCATAGTCCAAACAAGGAAAACTTGAGCAGCTACCATATGGCTAACTTCCCCAGGAAAGCAAGACTAAGAACCTTGTGTACCACCTCTATTCAGGAAAGTGTATCCACCTGTGATAAAAAGCGGAGGAAGTCCAACTGTTTCTACAAGGCTCCTAACGCCATGCCTACAACAGATGAAGCCGACCGCAGTGCCCTAGTACCAGATGCATAG